In Nostoc edaphicum CCNP1411, the sequence TATGATTATTATCTGTGGTTAAATGATGACACATTTCTGGAAGCCAACGCTGTGAGTAAACTATTGCAGGTTCATCAAAATTTGACAGAACTTGGTTATCCAGACTCGATTGTAGTTGGTTCAACTAGAGACTCAATGACAGGAAAAGCAACCTATGGAGGAGCAGTAAAATCTAAAAAGTGGTATTCTAACAAGTTTGAATTTTTAGAACCAAGTTCTGTTATCCAACAATGCGATGCTATGTATGGTAACTGCGTGCTAATCCCTAAAAGTATTGCCATAAAAGTTGGCAATATTGATACAGCCTTTGTTCACAGTTTAGGAGATTTAGATTATGCCCTGAGAGCGCGTAAAATGGGTTGTAAAATATGGGTAGCCCCTGGATATATTGGTACTTGTAATAGAAATTCTATCCGCAATAGCTGGGTCGATACCAATTTAAATATATTAGAACGCTTGAAAAAGGTTCTGCAAATTAAAGGATTTCCATTGAAATCATGGACTATATTTTGTAGCAGACACTCTGGACCATTTTGGATATTTTACTGGTTCTTACCCTATATCAGAGCAATTATTGGTTATAAGGATTTGGCAATTTCTCCCACATTTGCTGAGGACATCAATCAAACTAACTCAGAAGTTTAATATTCACACGAAAGTCATTAGTCAATAGTATTTGGATAATTTATAAATATCTTAATAATTTGACAAAGGCAATTTTGAATTCTTAGATTACAAAATAATCATTTTATGGGTAAACGCTTACTAATTGTCTCAACACTCGATTCTAGTCAACCATTTGGTGCATTTACTAGACCTTTTTATCTAGGACAATATCTGACGGAATATTTTGATGTTTTTCAGCTAGGTTTAGATTGTTCATCTGTTAATTATGCACCTTCTTTTTCGATTGCTTCAAGAAGCTTAAAGTCATACATTAAAGCTATAGAAAAGTGTATCGACGAGTTCTGTCCAGATATTGTGTATGCTCAAGAAACACTACCTGGATTGGCTGCTTTAATTTCACTAAAGCTTAGAAAATACAGTAGTTCCTCTCTTGTATTTGATTTTCATACATTCTCGCCATACGAATACTGGATGCGCTTGTTTTCAGTTGCTAATCCCTTCAAAGAGTTTGCACAATGTATTAAAACATATATTGCTCAGGGGACTTTGATATTCTCTGGCAGTCCAATTATTGCAGCAGGTGAATCCATTCCTAGACTAATTTCCCAATGGTATGGTAAAACTCCACAGCAAATTTATTGCATCGGAAATGGAGTGACTGAAGACTTACTAAATACTGAAGATTTTCCCGATAAAGATCCCTATCAAGCATTCAGACCAGCTAAAATAGTGGTTCTTATTGCTCCCAAAACATTTCAATTTCCAACTAATGATATGTCTGTATCAATGGCTATTGAGGTTGCTAAATCCCTTGAAAGCCATGAAAATAAATTACATTTTATTGTCATTGGTAGGGATAGTAGTGATATTTCAGAACCAATACCCTCTAATATCTCTTTTTTAGGATTTTTACCTAGGAGAGAAGATTTTGTTGACCATCTTAAATATGCAGATATCGCTTTGCTGCCATTTTCAAAACAAGCCGTAGCAGGAGGTGCTCGCAATAAAGCATTAGATTATTTTGCTAGTAAAAAGTTAGTTGTATCAACACCAGAAGGCTTGCGAGGGTTAGAAGAATTTCGCAACTTAGAACATCTGTTAGTAACAGGATACTCTAGCGAAGAAGTTGCTAGCACAGTGCTGGATGCTGCTTCAAATATTGATAAATATCAATCACTTGTAGATACAGCTTATACGTTAATTACAGAAAAATATTCCTGGAATGCAAGAGCGCAAAATATCGCGGAAATACTCATGAGAGTCAGTCCTTCTTAGTTAGATTTGTTTTTTAACATATTTAAACTAAGAAAAATTAGTCGGTTTAAATATTTCAATCCTGAAGTATTTAAACATTGCTAAAAACTAATTTTAAAATATCCCCCTTTATCATGAGATAACATCTAATACTGATCATAAGAAAAACAAGACATGAAAAATCGATTCTCTTATAAACTTCTGGGTGCTAAAGTAGATGCACTCTCTATGCTCGACTTAAATTTATTGATTCAAGAATCTATTGATAAGAACAAGAAATGGATTATTGCTAATCACAACTTGCATAGTCTTTATCTCTTCCATAATGATCCAGAAATGCAAGCTTTTTATGCCAAGGCAGAATATACCCATATTGATGGTATGCCTTTAGTGTTAATTGGAAAGCTGTTGGGTTTTCCAATTAAACGAGAACAAAGAGTAACCTATGCTGACTGGGTATGGTCTCTGATGGCGGAAGCTGCTAATAAAGGCTGGCGTATATTCTATTTAGGTTCAAAGCCAGGAGTTGCTGAAAAAGGAGTAAGTATTTTGTGCCAGAAATTTCCTGGTTTACAGATTGCTTGCGCTCATGGTTACATTGATATGGATAAAGATAGTCAAGAAAATCTCGCTACTCTGGCTGCAATTAATGCTTACAAACCCCATGTATTAATGGTAGGGATGGGTATGCCACGCCAAGAGCATTGGATTTCTGAAAATCTTGAACATATTCATACCAACACTATTTTGACTAGTGGAGCCTGCATGGACTATGTAGCAGGAGTAGTACCTACTCCTCCACGCTGGATGGGAAGATTGGGATTGGAATGGTTGTATCGTTTGTTGTCTGAACCTAAAAGACTTTGGAGACGTTACTTACTTGAGCCTTGGTTTGTTGGCACATTATTTTTACGAGAAATTTGGAGTATCTCAAGTCAACAAAAAAAAAATAAAATGCTGCTATTTCTAAGTACAAGATTTCACAAGTTTATCGCGTGAAAGAGCTTCTTAAAGCCTTACCAGTGGGTCGCTCAATTCATCCAGAATTTATGAAATACTGTACTAAGGCTTAATCATTAATTAGTCAGTGCATCTTATTCAATTTTCATGTTTGTGAGTAGCGAAGAACATCGCCACATACTTCGCTTAGAATAATTTTTAAAAAGAGCTATTTTCGCTTGGGTGGAGTATTAAGTTAACTGCTGAAAGCCTTGGCAATAGCATTGCGGGCAGGTTTAGGTTGCAGGTTCTCATCAAAGGGGAGTGGACGCAGAAATTTCCAGAGACTTGGATTGTCTCTAAAGGTTTTTCCTGGCATCCAGTCAGGATGACGTATCCAGGTATGACGGTCGGTAATCCCCCATGTAATGACAGTATCAACTTTAGCAGCAAAGCACAGATCAAGATATCGCTTGTAACTGTCGGCTACCATCTGGTCTAGTTTTTTGATACTATCAGGCAATGGGGTATCAATGATAATATCTAATTCTGTAATTATTGGTTTTACCTCAAGATCATTAAGCCGTTTTAAGACGGAATTAAATCCTTTCTCATCAAAACCGTATGCAGTAGAAAACCATAGATGCGACTGGATGCCTGCCCCATCAATTTTAACGTCACTATTCTTCAGATATTCGATCATTTTTAAGAATCGATCTGACTTCCATGTAGCGCCTTCGATGCCAAAATCGTTTAGATAAAATTTCTTGCTGCTATCAACTGAAGCAGCAATTAAAAATAAGTCTCGAATCAATTCTCGTTTTACCCCTTTACGCAAACCGTAGGTGGCATTGTCGGCTTCATTTTCATTATCAGCAATAATTTCATTGGCAATATCCCAAGACTTTAAAACCTTGCTCTTACGATAATGACCCATAACTCCTTTAACATGGCGTTCGATCATCTTCAGTGTAGGGGGATAAGGAAGCCAGTCTGGTCTTCCCATGTGCCAAAAAAGGGTATGCCCGTGCATTTCTATATTATGCTTTTCGCAGAAATTAGCGATCGCATCTGCTGATTCAAAAGTAAATTTTCCTGGCTGTGGTTCTGTGGCGTTCCATTTCAATTCACCATTCGGTGTCACAATCGAACATTCACGAGCAATCAGGTCAGCGTAATCCTTCTCTGTTTGCAAAAATTCACTAGAAATTGCTGCGCCATAACGCTTTCCTTTGGCCGCAGCTAATTGCCGAAGAGGAGAATTTACATTTGGATAATTTGCTGCAATTTCATTGGTAGTCTGGTCTTCTTTTTGCTTATCCTTCTGTAAAAACCCCATAGTCAATAGGGCAGAAAGGGTTGTATATCCCGCTCTTGTTAAAAATTTTCTCCGGTCAGGCATAAATTTTACTTAATAAAAACACACGTATTATTATATTACAGAATAAGTTTTGATACTTTTGAAGCTTAGTTCTGATTCCCACAATCATTGCATCCTAAAGAGCCAAAGCTAAACTTTGTCTACCTTTTCAGTAAACTTTACTGTGGAACGTTGCACCAACACTTACTAAAAATTGATGATGTATTACATCTAGCGCAAAACTAGGTTAAACTATAACGCATGTTCGATTTAAATCAATTAGCTATGATTTTACACCTCAGCATTAAAGATGTTATTTTAATGTATAACGAGCGTTCAATATAAATAACCTGAGTCATGCCTAAGATTGTTGACCATGAGCAATACCGTAAAGAACTGCTCGACAAGTGCTTTGATTTATTTGCCCAAAAAGGCTATGGTTCCATTACTATGCGCCAAATTGCCGAAGGATTAGGGGTTTCTACTGGTACGTTGTACCACTATTTTCCTAGCAAACAAGCTTTATTTGAGCAATTGGCCCAAGAAATATGTGAGCAAGATTTAAGTGCAGCATTGGCTGAATTGGAAGGAGCGCAAACCCTACAAGAGGGGATGGAAGCACTAGGAAGATATCTAGTAAAAAATGAAGATTACTTTATTAAGTGGACTTATATATGGATTGATTTTTGTCAACATCAAGACTCTAAAGAAATGTTGAGTAATAGTGTTTTTAAGCGGACTAATCAGCGTTATCAGCAGGCAGCCTGTGATTTTGTAGGTATTCAAGATCCGGTATTAGCTTCCTTCGTCTTGAGTTTTGTAAATGGTTTAATTCTGGAGAAATTATGGGGTGATGAAACAATTGATTTTATGGAACAATGTGCGCTATTAGGCAAAATGCTCACGGCATATTTGCCGCAACATAAGTCAGGAATTAGGAGTTATATTTAATAACTCAATAAGTTGTAAAATTAACATATATAACAATCATGAATTAATTGATTAGTAAGAAGTATTTCCTACCAATATTAGCTAAGTTGATGTAGAAAAAATTATTTTTTAGGAGAGTAAAAGAGATGGTTCAAAAGCTATCAAAAAAGACTTCCAATAAATGGTTAGTTGCATTAGTAATTGCCGCTACTGCTGTTACAGGTGGAATTGTTGTTTATGGGATTTCTCAATTTGGGTTAGTTAGTCAAGCTGAGAAATCTGAGCCAGTAGAAACCACGCCTAAAAGTCAAAAAGTGGCTGCATTAGGACGACTAGAACCGGAAGCAGAGGTAATTAGCTTGTTTGCACCCTTGGCATTGGATGGCGATCGCATTGCTCAAATTTTAGTCAAAGAAGGCGATCGCGTTAAAGCCGGACAGATGGTGGCAATTTTAGACGCCCGCGATCGCTTACAAACTGCTGTACTACAAGCCCAACAACAAGTTAGAGTTGCTCAAGCTAAACTCGCTCAAGTTGAAGCTGGAGCAAAAGTAGGAGAAATTAACGCCCAGCAGGCAAGTGTTGAACGCCTCCAGGCTCAATCCCAAGGAGACAAAACAGCGCAACAGGAAGCGATATTTCGCATAGAGGCACAGTGGGAAGGAGACAGAATCGCGCAAGAGGCAACCATTAAGAAGCTAGAGGCAGAACTCAAAAATGCCGAAGCCGAATATCAACGTTATCAGCAGCTATATTCTCAAGGTGCAGTTTCTAATTCTTTATATGACAGCAAAGGCTTAACTGTAGAAACCGCCAAACAGCAAGTAGACGAAGCCAAAGCAGTTCTCAACCGCATTAATACCACTGCTAGCAAACAATTATCTGAAGCAAAAGCAGCACTCGCCCGTACTAACGCCACTGGTAGCAAGCAAGTTAGTGAAGCCAAAGCCACGCTCACCAGTATTGCAGAAGTCCGACCTGTAGATGTAGCCGCAGCCCAGACAGAAGTTGAAAATGCGATCGCTACACTCAAACACGCCCAAACCGAGTTGGCTGGTGCTTACATCAAAGCACCGATGACAGGACAGATCATCAAAATTCACACGCGAGTTGGAGAAAAAATTAGTGCTTCTGGTATTGCAGACTTAGCGCAAACAGACCAGATGATGGCAGTAGCAGAAGTTTATCAAACCGATATCGGTAAAGTGAAATTAGGACAACAAGCAGTGATTAGCAGTCAGGCATTTGCCAGTGAACTGCGAGGAACCGTTGCCCAAATTGGCTTGCAGGTGAATAGACAAAACGTTTTTAGCAACCAGCCAGGGGAAAATCTTGATAGCCGAGTAGTTGAGGTGAAAATTCGCCTCAATCCTGAAGACAGCAAGCGAGTTGCAGGTTTCACTAACTTACAGGTACAAACAGCGATTGAAATATAGGAGGGTAGGGAACAGGGAATAGGGAATAGGAAAGAAAGCATAGATCCGTACTGAGTCTTTTTCAAAAATTAAATAGGGGTTCTATATAGAGTTGTTGTTTGTTGTCTCGTGTATTCCAGCATTTTTTATAGGGTGAATTCAATCATGATTAAAGTCATATACCTTTTGCTTTGTATACTTGGCTTCGTTCTACCTTACTCTCAATTTGTTCCATTTGTCTTAGAGCATGGTCTTGATATAAAGCTGTTTTTTGAACAACTCTTTGCCAACAAAATTTCTGGCTTTTTTGGTATGGATGTTATTGTTTCATCGCTAGTTTTATGGACATTTGTATTTTGGGAGGGAACACGTCTGAAAATGCAAAATCTCTGGGTTTACATTGCCTGTAATCTTTTGGTTGGTGTGTCTTTAGGTCTTCCCTTATTTTTGTTAATGCGACAGCGCCAGCTTGAACAGCAAACTGAAACACTGAGTTATTAAGGGTTTTTTTTAATATGTTTTCTAAACTATTTCGCAAAACGCCGTTAGCATGGCGGCAGTTAATGAAAGAAAAAACCCGTTTGGCTGTTGCAGTCGCAGGTATTACTTTTGCCGATATGCTGATGTTTATCCAATTGGGATTTGAAAGTGCGCTTTTTGATGCTGCTGTGAAACCTCATCGCAATTTACAGGCAGATTTGATTTTAATTAATCCCCAATTTCAAACTTTATTTTCGGTAAAAAACTTTTCTAGAGAACGACTGTATCAAGCATTAGGTTATGAAGGTGTTCAGTCAGTTAATTCTGTCTATATCAGCACCGGACAGTGGCGAAATCCTGAAACACGTCTTGAGCGTGCCATTTTGGTTTGGGGTGTTGATCCGGTACAACCCGCATTCAAATCGCCCGAAATTAACCAAAATCAGGATAACCTGAAACAGTTATATCAAGTTCTATTTGACCAAGCAGGTCGTCCAGAATACGGGGCGGTTGCCGATATCTTTAAGAAAACAGGCAAATTTGACACAGAACTGAATAGCAAAGCCGTCTTTGTTAAAGGCTTGTTTACTGATGGTGCTTCCTTTGCTGCCGATGGTAATGTGATCACCAGTGACTCTACCTTTCTCCAGCTATTTCCACAGCGTAAACCCGATCGCATCGAAGTTGGGTTAATCACACTTAAAACAGATGCCGATGTAGAAAAAGTGCGATCGCAACTTGTTAACGGATTACCTAAAGATGTCAGAGTTCTGACTCCAGAGGAATTTGCCAAAGTGGAGAGAACTTACTGGGAAGAAGGTACTGGCATTGGTTTCATTTTCGGTTTAGGGACTGGAGTTGGCTTTATTGTTGGCATCGTGATTGTCTACCAAATCCTTTACTCTGATGTTTCTGACCACTTGCCAGAATACGCCACCCTGAAAGCAATGGGATATACCGATAACTATCTCTTGGGAGTTTTAATTCAAGAAGCATTGTTATTAGCTGTTTTAGGTTTTCTGCCTGGATTCTTCCTTTCTTTTGGGTTGTATCAAGTCACCTACGCTGCGACAATGCTTCCTATTTTTATGAAAATGGAACGGGCGATACAGGTTTGGATTTTGACCGTGATCATGTGTAGCGTTTCTGGTGCGATCGCAATGCGGAAATTACGATCTGCTGACCCTGCCGATGTTTTTTAGTTTTTTAGACGCGATGAATCGCGTTTGTACAGAAGAAGACGCGATGAATCGCGTCTCTACAAGAATTATTTCCCTATACCCAATGCTTTATAAAATCCTATGTTGCAAAAATCTTTGCCAGTAAATTCCGATTCAACGCTTTCTACTTTAGAATCTGTAATTTCTGTTAGTAACCTCAACCATTACTTTGGTGAAGGTGGGCTTCGTAAACAAGTATTATTTGACATTAATTTAGAGATTAACGCTGGGGAAATCGTGATCATGACTGGCCCCTCTGGATCGGGTAAAACCACCTTGTTGACTTTAATGGGTGGATTGCGTTCTGCCCAAGAAGGTAGCCTTAAAATCTTAGGAGAGGAAATTTGTGGTGCGAAAAAGCAGCAGTTAACTAAGCTGCGTCGCCAGATTGGCTATATTTTCCAGGCGCATAATTTGATGACTTTTTTGACAGCAAGAGAAAATGTGCGGATGTCCTTAGAGTTGCATGACGATTTTCTCAATCAGGATATCAACGCCAAAGCGATCGCTATTTTGGAAACTGTCGGGTTAGCTGATCGTGTAAATTATTACCCAGAGAAACTATCTGGAGGGCAAAAACAACGGGTTGCGATCGCTCGTGCTTTGGTTAGCCATCCTAAAATTGTTTTAGCAGATGAACCCACTGCTGCACTTGACAAAAAATCTGGGCGCGATGTCGTGGAAATAATGCAGAAGCTAGCTAAAGAACAAGGTTGTACGATTTTGCTAGTTACCCACGATAACCGCATCCTTGATATTGCCGATCGCATCATTTATATGGAAGATGGTCAGTTGAAGACTGATAGCACAGAATCTACACTACAAGCAAGTAATACCAATTCGTAGTTCGTCAACTTACTTAAGTAAGTCGGCAGGAATAAACCAAATTATGTCACGAAACGTAAACAGCCTTAAAACCCTTACCAATGACTAATGACTAATGACTAATGACAGATTATTGGCAAAACCTTGCCAACAATTCTTCACGAGATAATTGCAAACATAAAGGTGTAAATTCCTCTGGTGGGAACTGTAACAAACTATCGATGACTTTCGACAATTCCTCGTCCACAGAACCAAATCTGTATCTCAACAAATTTTCCACAACTAAACGTTGTCCTTGCCGTACTCCTTGCTGTACTCCTTCTTGTACAGCCTGCGCTCTTGCTTCTTGATAAGCTTCCGTTAAATTCATAATTAGCTCTTGATCGTCTTCAGTTAAGTCTTGCTGGATAATTACACTGATACGCCATCTGTAAATTATTTCTAGAACATTACGGCGTACAAGGTTCTCTGGTGGAAGGGCAACTAGTTCTCTCACTGCTTGCTGCTGAACAGTTCCCCTGCCGAGAAGCCTAAACCACAGCGTGTCTAGAGTCACAGGTAACTCGTTAATCGCTAGTATCGCCGTTCTAAAAGATAAAGGTAGAAAATATACCCCTCTCATCCAGTTTTCTAGCTCTAGTTTAGCGCCAAAACTCTCTAGCAATGCCGGGGAGGCCGAAGGTGCTAAAATCCATAACCGAGCTAAATCACTCTCTGGTAAACTTGTATCTTCTCTTTTGGCTTTGCGTTGCGAATCTGCGATTACAGTAAACAGCTTTAGAAGGCAGTTTCGTACTTCTGTCTTACTGGGTTGATTGCGGTATGGTTCTAGCAAGGCTGTACTCTGCAAAGCAATTCTTCCTAGTAGTCCTAGATTTTGCGTTTGCGCTTGAGATGTAGGTGCTGGTGAAAACAAAACATCTACTTGCCGAGTCTCATCAACTACTTCTTTATTGGCTTCTACCTTGCCCAAGGGTGATAGTAGCTCCTCTAAAAACTGCTTGGCGAACTGATCGTGAGGTTTACGGGTCATATTTCATGCGTCAACTGTATTGTATTATATGGAAAAGCTGATAAGCCTGAAAACTGTGCTTACCGCAGATGTCTTTGAGCGATCGCCCTTGGTTTTGAGCTTGAATCTTAAAGGATGTTTAAAAAGTCCTCTTGTCAGTATCAAAAATTTTAGATCCCGCTAAATCCCCCGATAAATTGGGGGACTTTGATTCCTAATTCCCCCAATAAACAGCTACTGTGTATACACAAGTCTGAAATAGCTGATTAATCAAGGTTTTACCCCACCCTAACCCTCCCCTTGCAAAGGGGAGGGAACTAGATTTTCTATTTCCCCCCTTGGCAAGGGGGGATTAAGGGGGGTAATTCGACTTGTGTATACACGGTAGCTTTTTAAGGGGGGTTAGAGGGGATCTAAAAGTGCCTAAAGTCACA encodes:
- a CDS encoding TetR/AcrR family transcriptional regulator gives rise to the protein MPKIVDHEQYRKELLDKCFDLFAQKGYGSITMRQIAEGLGVSTGTLYHYFPSKQALFEQLAQEICEQDLSAALAELEGAQTLQEGMEALGRYLVKNEDYFIKWTYIWIDFCQHQDSKEMLSNSVFKRTNQRYQQAACDFVGIQDPVLASFVLSFVNGLILEKLWGDETIDFMEQCALLGKMLTAYLPQHKSGIRSYI
- a CDS encoding ABC exporter membrane fusion protein, with protein sequence MVQKLSKKTSNKWLVALVIAATAVTGGIVVYGISQFGLVSQAEKSEPVETTPKSQKVAALGRLEPEAEVISLFAPLALDGDRIAQILVKEGDRVKAGQMVAILDARDRLQTAVLQAQQQVRVAQAKLAQVEAGAKVGEINAQQASVERLQAQSQGDKTAQQEAIFRIEAQWEGDRIAQEATIKKLEAELKNAEAEYQRYQQLYSQGAVSNSLYDSKGLTVETAKQQVDEAKAVLNRINTTASKQLSEAKAALARTNATGSKQVSEAKATLTSIAEVRPVDVAAAQTEVENAIATLKHAQTELAGAYIKAPMTGQIIKIHTRVGEKISASGIADLAQTDQMMAVAEVYQTDIGKVKLGQQAVISSQAFASELRGTVAQIGLQVNRQNVFSNQPGENLDSRVVEVKIRLNPEDSKRVAGFTNLQVQTAIEI
- a CDS encoding glycosyltransferase family 2 protein codes for the protein MKQANLAVIMTCYNRRNTTLACLNALYQQNNHCDVYLTDDGSSDGTTEAIKAEYPEVKILQGNGNLFWVGGMHLAFGEAIKHQYDYYLWLNDDTFLEANAVSKLLQVHQNLTELGYPDSIVVGSTRDSMTGKATYGGAVKSKKWYSNKFEFLEPSSVIQQCDAMYGNCVLIPKSIAIKVGNIDTAFVHSLGDLDYALRARKMGCKIWVAPGYIGTCNRNSIRNSWVDTNLNILERLKKVLQIKGFPLKSWTIFCSRHSGPFWIFYWFLPYIRAIIGYKDLAISPTFAEDINQTNSEV
- the devC gene encoding ABC transporter permease DevC, producing MFSKLFRKTPLAWRQLMKEKTRLAVAVAGITFADMLMFIQLGFESALFDAAVKPHRNLQADLILINPQFQTLFSVKNFSRERLYQALGYEGVQSVNSVYISTGQWRNPETRLERAILVWGVDPVQPAFKSPEINQNQDNLKQLYQVLFDQAGRPEYGAVADIFKKTGKFDTELNSKAVFVKGLFTDGASFAADGNVITSDSTFLQLFPQRKPDRIEVGLITLKTDADVEKVRSQLVNGLPKDVRVLTPEEFAKVERTYWEEGTGIGFIFGLGTGVGFIVGIVIVYQILYSDVSDHLPEYATLKAMGYTDNYLLGVLIQEALLLAVLGFLPGFFLSFGLYQVTYAATMLPIFMKMERAIQVWILTVIMCSVSGAIAMRKLRSADPADVF
- a CDS encoding DUF2834 domain-containing protein; this encodes MIKVIYLLLCILGFVLPYSQFVPFVLEHGLDIKLFFEQLFANKISGFFGMDVIVSSLVLWTFVFWEGTRLKMQNLWVYIACNLLVGVSLGLPLFLLMRQRQLEQQTETLSY
- a CDS encoding glycosyltransferase family 4 protein; this encodes MGKRLLIVSTLDSSQPFGAFTRPFYLGQYLTEYFDVFQLGLDCSSVNYAPSFSIASRSLKSYIKAIEKCIDEFCPDIVYAQETLPGLAALISLKLRKYSSSSLVFDFHTFSPYEYWMRLFSVANPFKEFAQCIKTYIAQGTLIFSGSPIIAAGESIPRLISQWYGKTPQQIYCIGNGVTEDLLNTEDFPDKDPYQAFRPAKIVVLIAPKTFQFPTNDMSVSMAIEVAKSLESHENKLHFIVIGRDSSDISEPIPSNISFLGFLPRREDFVDHLKYADIALLPFSKQAVAGGARNKALDYFASKKLVVSTPEGLRGLEEFRNLEHLLVTGYSSEEVASTVLDAASNIDKYQSLVDTAYTLITEKYSWNARAQNIAEILMRVSPS
- a CDS encoding WecB/TagA/CpsF family glycosyltransferase; the protein is MKNRFSYKLLGAKVDALSMLDLNLLIQESIDKNKKWIIANHNLHSLYLFHNDPEMQAFYAKAEYTHIDGMPLVLIGKLLGFPIKREQRVTYADWVWSLMAEAANKGWRIFYLGSKPGVAEKGVSILCQKFPGLQIACAHGYIDMDKDSQENLATLAAINAYKPHVLMVGMGMPRQEHWISENLEHIHTNTILTSGACMDYVAGVVPTPPRWMGRLGLEWLYRLLSEPKRLWRRYLLEPWFVGTLFLREIWSISSQQKKNKMLLFLSTRFHKFIA
- a CDS encoding endo-1,4-beta-xylanase, coding for MPDRRKFLTRAGYTTLSALLTMGFLQKDKQKEDQTTNEIAANYPNVNSPLRQLAAAKGKRYGAAISSEFLQTEKDYADLIARECSIVTPNGELKWNATEPQPGKFTFESADAIANFCEKHNIEMHGHTLFWHMGRPDWLPYPPTLKMIERHVKGVMGHYRKSKVLKSWDIANEIIADNENEADNATYGLRKGVKRELIRDLFLIAASVDSSKKFYLNDFGIEGATWKSDRFLKMIEYLKNSDVKIDGAGIQSHLWFSTAYGFDEKGFNSVLKRLNDLEVKPIITELDIIIDTPLPDSIKKLDQMVADSYKRYLDLCFAAKVDTVITWGITDRHTWIRHPDWMPGKTFRDNPSLWKFLRPLPFDENLQPKPARNAIAKAFSS
- a CDS encoding DevA family ABC transporter ATP-binding protein, coding for MLQKSLPVNSDSTLSTLESVISVSNLNHYFGEGGLRKQVLFDINLEINAGEIVIMTGPSGSGKTTLLTLMGGLRSAQEGSLKILGEEICGAKKQQLTKLRRQIGYIFQAHNLMTFLTARENVRMSLELHDDFLNQDINAKAIAILETVGLADRVNYYPEKLSGGQKQRVAIARALVSHPKIVLADEPTAALDKKSGRDVVEIMQKLAKEQGCTILLVTHDNRILDIADRIIYMEDGQLKTDSTESTLQASNTNS